The genomic DNA CATCATGAACAAACCGGATGTTGACAGCATCGAAGGACTCTCCCCCGCAATATCCATCGAACAAAAAACCACCTCCAAAAATCCCCGATCGACCGTTGGAACGGTCACTGAGATCTACGACTATCTGCGTCTCCTCTACGCAAGAGTTGGTGTTCCCTACTGCCCGAAACATCAGGTAAAAATTCAGTCGCGAACGCCTGAACAGATCGCAGACGCAATCACCGCAGAGTTTCCCGCAGGCTCGATGATCACCATCTTCGCGCCGATCATCCGCAAGAAAAAGGGAACCTACGAACAACTCTTCCGCGACCTCAACGCCGACGGGTTCACCCGCGTCCGGGTCGACGAAGAAATTTTCCGAACTGATGACGAGATCAAACTCGCCAGATATGTCATGCACAATATCGACATCGTGGTCGACCGGCTCGATCCTTCGGATCGAAGCCGGCTCGTCGAAGCGATCGAGTCAGCACTCAAACGTGCTGAAGACGGACTCGTCTACGCCGCAGGAGCTGAAGGGCCGGACGCAGTTTACTCCGCAAGAATGGCGTGTCCAATCTGCGGCCTCTCCTTTGAAGAGCTTCAGCCCAGAATGTTCTCTTTTAACAGCCCGTTCGGCGCATGCCCGACCTGTAACGGCCTTGGCATCCAGATGAAGTTCGACCCTGAACTGATCATCCCTGACAAAACCAAATCCATCGCTGACGGAGCGGTTGCAATTTACCGAAATTTCCTCGACGGCTACCGCGTCCAGTATCTGGACGCAGTAGCCAAACATCTCGGCTTCACCATGATGACCCCGATCGAGGAACTGACCGAGAAACAGTACAACGGTCTCATGTACGGAACAGACGACACCCTGAAGTTTGTCATGTCCTCGAAGAATGCCGAATGGTCGCATAACGGTCAGTGGGAAGGACTGCTTCCCCAGACCGAACGGCTCTACCGCGAAACAAAGTCCGAGTACCGCAAAGAGGAACTCGAAAAGTTCATGCGTGTCCTTCCCTGTCCTGAGTGTCACGGCAGAAGACTCAAAGATCATGTGCTTGCCGTAAAGATCAATGACAAGTCGATTGCCGACGTTGCCGACCTTTCGATCGATGATGCACTCGCGTTCTTCAACACTCTGCCCTTGACGGAAAAGGAGGAGGAGATCGCAAAGCTGATCCTCCGTGAGATCAACTCACGGCTCTCGTTCCTCCAGCAGGTCGGCCTCGGCTACCTGACGCTCTCCCGTAACGCCGGAAGTCTTTCCGGCGGTGAGGCACAGCGTATCCGGCTCGCGACCCAGATCGGATCGAATCTGATGGGCGTTCTCTACATTCTTGACGAGCCTTCGATTGGTCTTCACCAGCGTGACAACCAGAAGCTGATCGGAACCCTGCAACATCTCCGTGATATTGGCAACACGCTGATCGTGGTGGAACATGATGAGGACACGATTCGTGCTGCTGATTATGTGGTGGATATCGGTCCCGGAGCCGGAGTTCACGGCGGCCACGTCGTGGCCGAAGGAACTCCGGATCAGATTGCGGCAACTCCCGACTCGATTACCGGCCAGTATCTCTCAGGCAGACAGGTGATTCCGGTACCGGAAACCCGAAGGCCTGCGAAGAAGTTCATCAGAATCAACGGGTGCACGGAAAACAATCTGAAAAATATCGATGCGAAAATTCCGATGGGAACCCTGACGGTTGTCACGGGAGTTTCCGGTTCAGGCAAGTCGACGCTGATTTACGACACGCTCTATCAGGCTCTGATGAAGGAGATCTATAAATCCCGCGTGACGCCAGGATCTTACAAGGATCTGATCTTCGAGTCCGAGATCGATAAGGTGATTGTGATCGATCAGTCGCCAATCGGGCGAACACCGAGATCGAATCCGGCAACTTACACGAAGGTGTTTGATGACATCCGTAAACTTTTCGCCGAGACGAAGGAGGCGAAACTTCGCGGTTACGATCCGGGACGGTTTTCGTTCAATCTGAAAGGCGGACGGTGCGAGGCATGTTCGGGCGACGGAGTTATCAAGATCGAGATGAATTTCCTGCCTGATGTTTACATCGAGTGCGAGGAGTGTAAGGGAACCCGCTACAATGCAGAGACGCTTGAGGTGAAGTACAAGGGCAAGTCGATCTCCGATGTGCTGAACATGAGTGTGGACGAGGCGCTGGAGCTGTTTGCGAATGTGCCAAACATTCGTGCAAAAATTGAGACGCTGGCTGATGTTGGTCTCGGCTATATTAAGCTCGGTCAGAGTTCGACGACTTTGTCAGGCGGCGAGGCACAGAGAATCAAGCTGACCCGCGAGCTTGCGAAGCGTGCGACCGGAAAGACGGTGTATCTTTTGGATGAGCCGACTACCGGTCTGCACTTCCATGATGTGAAGAAGTTGATCGGTGTTCTTGATAGTCTTGTTGCGAAGGGCAATACGGTTGTGGTGATCGAGCATAATCTGGATGTGATCAAGTGTGCGGATTATGTTATCGATCTTGGACCGGAGGGCGGTAATGCGGGCGGAAAGATCATTGCGGAAGGAACGCCTGAGGATGTGGCGAAGGTGAAGAAGAGTTATACCGGACAGTTTTTGAAAAAACTGATCTAATTTTTTTGAGAGGGAACTGTTCGGAATTTCCGAACAGTTGCCAGGATTTGCATATACTCCAGACTTTGTTGGCGAGGGGTGACGGTTCCTCTTGGTTTGAACTACTCGAAAATTTCGAGTAGTTCGATCTTCAAGAAGCTCGCCGCTTTGGTAAATCTCTTTGAGATGATACGTGATAGTGTGGCTTTCCACATCGAAGAGTTTCCCCAGCATCTTCTGCGTGAAGTCAGAGGATGCCGTCTTCGTAGCTGACTTTTCAACAGCGTCAGTTCCGCTTTGTATGGAAAAAAATGAGATACTCAACGGCGTTGCTGCGAAGATGGAGGTCGCGTGTCATTTCGTGTTTTTACGCATCCAATTTATCGTTCATCCCCAAATACCTATTCTCTTCTTTCTGTTTTTTCAAGAGGGATGCCCCCCACTACTTTTATCCTCTCCCGTGTCCCATAAAAAGTAGGTATGTACGAGGGAACAGACGTTGGAATGAGCAGCTGGGTAATCTTTGCTGTGGTCATTATCGGCTGCATCATCCTGATTGCAGTAATCTCCCGTATCGAAACAAAATACAATAAAAGATTTGTGAGCAAACGTCAGGAAATAATTCTTGAGAATGCAAGCGAACGTGCACAGGAAATGTTTTCCAAAGAAGAGCAGCCTGAGTTCGTCGTGGGACAGGTGTATCAGATGGAAGACGGGAGCCTCGCAAAGTATGCGGCCGACAAAAAATTTTACAAAATCAAAATGGAAAAATAATTTTTTTGAATGAAACGCGAATAGCGCGAATGAAAAATCGCCAATGGCGATTTTTCGAAAAAAAAATATTCTGAAAAATAATATTAGTAACTCCTGAAAAATCGTCATTGGCGATTTTTTATTCGCGCTATTCGTGCTATTCGCGTTCTTTCGCGAAGCGGTGAGCATGCCTTTGGCATGCGATTCGCGTTTCATATCACGAAATAATATTTCCAATACTTGCGTACCCGTCGCCCCGCTCTTCAGCACAACCGACCGCAGACGCCTTCGTCACATCGATCTCTTTTGTCGTCCGCTCCCGCAGACAAAATGCAAGAGCCGGCGAGCGCTCCACGACACCCGCAATCACAAAGTAGCGTGAATGCAGACAGAACCTGCACTTCTCAGGCGTTACTGATGTGCCATCAGTACACCGAAGTTTTCCCTGTTGAACAGAAATCTCATTCACCGTCATAAAACAACACTGAGTATCCGTGACCGCGGAGGAGTGCGGTGATCTCTTCACGTGATCTGTCAGGCTGTTTTTGCACACCATCAAGCCAGATATTTTTCAGATCCTCATCCTGTGTGACGAGCGAAACTTTGCCTTTCACGCGGGCGACTTCCTCGCCATTTTTGCTGATGCGTGCAGCACAGCAGTGATAATCCTTACAGATAAAGAGTCTTCCCGGATGAACAGTGCAGACATACTTGCCGTCCGCACGTTTGCGGACGAAGAAACAGGCTGAAGTATGCTCATCCTGAATTGAGTGATCATTGTCAAAAATGTCGCGGTACTCAGGCGTGACGAGGACCGCTTTCGTCTCACCAACCACTTCATTTTTGATGTAAAATCCGTACTTAGAGATCTGGCGGTCCATTTTAACAATCTCGCCAATCC from Methanorbis rubei includes the following:
- the uvrA gene encoding excinuclease ABC subunit UvrA, whose product is MKNLTIKGARQHNLQNITLELPRDQLIVVTGVSGSGKSTLAFDTIYAEGQRRYVESLSSYARQFLGIMNKPDVDSIEGLSPAISIEQKTTSKNPRSTVGTVTEIYDYLRLLYARVGVPYCPKHQVKIQSRTPEQIADAITAEFPAGSMITIFAPIIRKKKGTYEQLFRDLNADGFTRVRVDEEIFRTDDEIKLARYVMHNIDIVVDRLDPSDRSRLVEAIESALKRAEDGLVYAAGAEGPDAVYSARMACPICGLSFEELQPRMFSFNSPFGACPTCNGLGIQMKFDPELIIPDKTKSIADGAVAIYRNFLDGYRVQYLDAVAKHLGFTMMTPIEELTEKQYNGLMYGTDDTLKFVMSSKNAEWSHNGQWEGLLPQTERLYRETKSEYRKEELEKFMRVLPCPECHGRRLKDHVLAVKINDKSIADVADLSIDDALAFFNTLPLTEKEEEIAKLILREINSRLSFLQQVGLGYLTLSRNAGSLSGGEAQRIRLATQIGSNLMGVLYILDEPSIGLHQRDNQKLIGTLQHLRDIGNTLIVVEHDEDTIRAADYVVDIGPGAGVHGGHVVAEGTPDQIAATPDSITGQYLSGRQVIPVPETRRPAKKFIRINGCTENNLKNIDAKIPMGTLTVVTGVSGSGKSTLIYDTLYQALMKEIYKSRVTPGSYKDLIFESEIDKVIVIDQSPIGRTPRSNPATYTKVFDDIRKLFAETKEAKLRGYDPGRFSFNLKGGRCEACSGDGVIKIEMNFLPDVYIECEECKGTRYNAETLEVKYKGKSISDVLNMSVDEALELFANVPNIRAKIETLADVGLGYIKLGQSSTTLSGGEAQRIKLTRELAKRATGKTVYLLDEPTTGLHFHDVKKLIGVLDSLVAKGNTVVVIEHNLDVIKCADYVIDLGPEGGNAGGKIIAEGTPEDVAKVKKSYTGQFLKKLI